CTTCACGCTTGAAGCGTTTTACGGTGACTTCATCGCCGATACGGGCGACGACGATCTGGCCATTACGGGCTTCACGAGTGGTATGGACGGCCAGCAGGTCGCCATCGAAGATGCCCACGTCCTTCATGCTCATGCCGTGTACGCGCAACAGGTAGTCGGCACGCGGATGGAAGAAGGTCGGGTTGATGTTGCAGGACTCTTCGACGTGCTGCTGCGCCAGGATCGGCGCACCGGCGGCGACGCGGCCGATGATCGGCAGGGTCGATTCGTCGGCCTTTGCTTCGAAACCAGGGATGCGAATACCGCGTGAAGCACCGGGGGTCATCTCGATCGCGCCTTTGCGAGCGAGGGCCTTGAGGTGTTCTTCGGCGGCGTTGGGGGACTTGAACCCCAGTTCCAGCGCAATTTCCGCTCGCGTCGGCGGGTAGCCGTTGTCATCGAGGCAGCGCTTGATAAAAGCCAGAATCTCAGCTTGGCGTGGCGTCAGTTTTAGCATGTTGATCGCTCTGTCTTTTTATACAGTGACTGGGATTATATACAGTGAACTGCGCTTGGCAATCATCCTTTTCCGGCACTCCGCTGGACGGTCATTCGTCACCCGTCCCACGAGGCAGAGACAGCGCTGCCTACAGACCCGTAAGGATGTGATTAAATAGCGATGAAATAGGTGACTGCCCGGCCGGAAAACGGACTCGCAGGCTTGACAAGACACACCCTGAAACGTATGTTTCAAACAAGTGTTTGTCAGGCGGAGTAGCCATGGCCCAGTCGGAAACCGTTGAACGCATTCTCGATGCTGCCGAGCAATTGTTCGCGGAAAAAGGATTTGCTGAAACTTCATTGCGGCTGATCACCAGCAAGGCTGGGGTCAACCTCGCTGCCGTGAACTACCATTTCGGCTCGAAAAAAGCCCTGATCCAGGCGGTTTTCTCGCGCTTCCTGGGGCCATTCTGCGCCAGCCTCGACCGAGAGCTGGAGCGTCGCCAGACCAAGCCGGAAAACAAGCCAAGCCTGGAAGAACTGCTGGAAATCCTGGTTGAGCAAGCCCTGGTGGTTCAACCACGCAGCGGCAACGACCTGTCGATTTTCATGCGTTTGCTGGGCTTGGCCTTCAGTCAGAGCCAGGGCCACCTGCGACGTTACCTGGAAGACATGTACGGCAAGGTTTTCCGTCGCTACATGTTGCTGGTCAACGAAGCTGCCCCGCGTATTCCGCCGATCGAACTGTTCTGGCGCGTGCATTTCATGCTCGGCGCTGCGGCATTCAGCATGTCCGGCATCAAGGCATTGCGTGCGATTGCCGAGACCGATTTCGGCGTCAACACCTCGATCGAACAGGTCATGCGCCTGATGGTGCCGTTCCTCGCCGCCGGCATGCGTGCCGAAACCGGCGTGACCGACCCGGCCATGGCGGCCGCGCAATTGCGCCCACGCAGCAAATCCACGCCGGCCGTCGCCAAGGCGTGACCGCCCTGGGTGTGCGCGGCCGCTTGCATCCGCTAAGCTAGCCGCCATGCCGATTTCAGCTATTTACTCGCAACCCGTTGTGCTCACTGCGCTTATTGCGCCAGGTGAGGGTAACGGGTTGTGTGCGTTATTTAAGGAAGGTTTATGACTGCTGCCCTGCAAGGTTCGTTAATGGTCGATGTGGCCGGTACTTGTCTGACGGCCGAGGATCGCCACCTGTTGCGCCAGCCTGAAGTGGGCGGCCTGATCATTTTTGCGCGCAATATCGAGCATCCACGCCAAGTGCGTGAATTGAGCGCGGCGATCCGCGCCGTGCGCCCGGACTTGCTGTTGGCCGTCGACCAGGAAGGCGGGCGTGTGCAGCGTTTGCGCCAGGGTTTTGTACGTCTGCCCGCCATGCGCTTTTTGGCGGATAAGCCGAACGCCGAATACCTTGCCGAACAGTGCGGCTGGATCATGGCCACTGAAGTGCTGGCGGTCGGCCTGGACCTGAGCTTCGCCCCGGTGCTGGACCTGGATTACCAGCGCAGTGCCGTGGTCGGCACGCGCTCGTTCGAAGGCGACCCCGAGCGCGCCGCTGTGCTCGCCGGCGCCTTCATTCGCGGCATGAACAGCGCCGGCATGGCCGCCACCGGCAAACACTTCCCAGGCCACGGTTGGGCCGAGGCGGATTCCCATGTGGCGATTCCCAATGACGAACGCAGCCTGGAACAGATTCGCGCCAATGACCTGGTGCCTTTCGCACGCCTGAGCAAGCAGTTGGCGGCGGTAATGCCTGCACACGTCATTTACCCGCAGGTGGACACCCAGCCGGCCGGCTTCTCGCGCCGCTGGTTGCAGGAGATTTTGCGTGGCGAGTTGCAGTTCGATGGGGTGATTTTCAGTGATGACCTGTCCATGGCCGGGGCGCATGTGGTCGGTGATGCGGCCAGTCGAATCGAGGCGGCGTTGACGGCCGGCTGTGATATGGGCCTGGTGTGCAATGACCGCGCGGCTGCCGAACTGGCGCTGACGGCTGCGCAACGCATGAAGGTCACGCCGTCTGCCCGAATCGCGCGTATGCGTGGGCAGGCGATTGCCTCTACGGACTATAAGCAGGACCCGCGTTGGTTGGCGGCGCTCACAGCGTTGCGGGATGCTCAGTTGATCGACTGATAACCGTGGCGCGCCCATCGCAGGCAAGCCAGCTCCCACATTTTGATTTGTGAACACATTCAAAGGTGGGAGCGGGCTTGCCCGCGATAGCGATCTGAAGGTCAGCGCTTCTCTTGCTTATTCGGCAACGGCGCAAACAACGCCTCGATATCCTCATTGCCCAACTGCCAATCCCCGGTCGTACGCCCATCCAGCACGCCCGCCGCCAGGTCGGATTTTTCCTTTTGCAGGTGCTGGATTTTCTCCTCCACTGTGCCCCGCGCAATCATCTTGTAGACGAACACCGGCTTCTCCTGCCCGATGCGATACGCGCGGTCGGTGGCTTGGTTCTCCGTGGCCGGGTTCCACCACGGGTCATAGTGAATCACCGTGTCGGCTTCGGTCAGGTTCAAGCCCACGCCGCCCGCCTTCAGGCTGATCAGAAAAATCTGCAGCTTGCCGCTCTGGAAGTCTTTCACCGGCGTGCGCCGGTCGCGGGTCTGGCCGGTCAGCAGCGCGTAAGCAACCCCGCGCTTCTTCAGTTCGGCTTCAATCAGGCTCAGCATCGAGGTGAACTGCGAGAACAGCAAAATCCGCCGCCCTTCGGCAAACAGCTCTTCGAGCATTTCCATCAGGCTGTCGAGTTTGCCCGAGCTGCTGCCACGCGCGGGCAGGGTGGCGTCGTTGACCAGGCGCAGGTCGCAGCACACCTGGCGCAGCTTGAGCAGCGCTTCAAGAATAATGATCTGGCTGCGCGCCACGCCTTTGCGGGTGATTTCGTCGCGGACTTTTTTGTCCATGGCCAGGCGCATGGTTTCGTACACATCACGCTGGGCCTCGTTGAGGTCGACCCAATGGATGATCTCGGTCTTGGGCGGTAGCTCCGTCGCCACCTGCTCTTTGGTGCGGCGCAGCAGGAAGGGTTTGATCCGACCGTTGAGGTGCTGCAAGCGCACATCACTGGCGCGCTTTTCGATGGGCACACGGTAATCGCGGTTAAAGCTTTTCACGTCGCCCAACCAGCCCGGCAGCAGGAAGTGGAACAGCGACCACAACTCGCCCAGGTGGTTTTCCAACGGTGTGCCACTCAGGCACAGGCGCTGGCGCGCAGTCAGCTCGCGCGCGGCCTGGGCTGCCTTGCTGTTGGGGTTTTTGATGTACTGGGCTTCATCGAGGATCAGCACATGCAAGGGCAGGGCGGCGAGCTGTTCGATGTCTTTGGGCAGTAGCGCATACGTCGTCAGCAGCAGGTCGTAGTCCTGCAAATTGGCGAAGTGCTTTTTGCGTGTCGCACCATACAGCGCCAGCACCTTGAGCTGCGGGGTGAAGTGCGCCGCTTCGTCGAGCCAATTGGGAATCAGGCTGGTGGGCATCACCACCATGCACGGCCGATCCAGGCGCCCGGCGATTTTTTCGCTGAGAATATGCGCCAGGGTCTGCAGGGTTTTACCCAGGCCCATGTCATCCGCAAGAATCCCGCCGACGTCGAGTTGGCGCAGCGACTGCATCCAGCTCAAGCCTTCCAGTTGGTACGGGCGCAAGGTCGCGTTCAAGCCCTCGGGCGCCTCGCAGGTGAAATCCTTGATGTCGCGCAGGCGCTGGGCGAAGTTGCGGATCTTCTCGCCGCCTTCCCATTGCAGCGGCAGGTCTTCCAGCGGGTTGAGACGAATCGCGTCGGCCTTGGCCAGGCGCAACGTGGTGGTGCCGGATTCCTGCAGGTAAAACTCGCCGAGGGTGGCCAGCACCGGTTTTAATCGCCCATAAGGCAGCGCCACTTGCAGCGGGCCGTGGCCGTTGGGCAGGCCGGGGATGTTCACCAGGATCAGCTCTTCATCGCGGCGCCGGGCGAGTTTTTCC
The sequence above is a segment of the Pseudomonas sp. R76 genome. Coding sequences within it:
- the lexA gene encoding transcriptional repressor LexA, encoding MLKLTPRQAEILAFIKRCLDDNGYPPTRAEIALELGFKSPNAAEEHLKALARKGAIEMTPGASRGIRIPGFEAKADESTLPIIGRVAAGAPILAQQHVEESCNINPTFFHPRADYLLRVHGMSMKDVGIFDGDLLAVHTTREARNGQIVVARIGDEVTVKRFKREGSKVWLMAENPEFAPIEVNLKDQDLVIEGLSVGVIRR
- the psrA gene encoding transcriptional regulator PsrA, whose protein sequence is MAQSETVERILDAAEQLFAEKGFAETSLRLITSKAGVNLAAVNYHFGSKKALIQAVFSRFLGPFCASLDRELERRQTKPENKPSLEELLEILVEQALVVQPRSGNDLSIFMRLLGLAFSQSQGHLRRYLEDMYGKVFRRYMLLVNEAAPRIPPIELFWRVHFMLGAAAFSMSGIKALRAIAETDFGVNTSIEQVMRLMVPFLAAGMRAETGVTDPAMAAAQLRPRSKSTPAVAKA
- the nagZ gene encoding beta-N-acetylhexosaminidase produces the protein MTAALQGSLMVDVAGTCLTAEDRHLLRQPEVGGLIIFARNIEHPRQVRELSAAIRAVRPDLLLAVDQEGGRVQRLRQGFVRLPAMRFLADKPNAEYLAEQCGWIMATEVLAVGLDLSFAPVLDLDYQRSAVVGTRSFEGDPERAAVLAGAFIRGMNSAGMAATGKHFPGHGWAEADSHVAIPNDERSLEQIRANDLVPFARLSKQLAAVMPAHVIYPQVDTQPAGFSRRWLQEILRGELQFDGVIFSDDLSMAGAHVVGDAASRIEAALTAGCDMGLVCNDRAAAELALTAAQRMKVTPSARIARMRGQAIASTDYKQDPRWLAALTALRDAQLID
- a CDS encoding DEAD/DEAH box helicase, with the protein product MPLTSSLTKPLAPSWANRFKEQSLERGRRYALENRVRIVESGDSTIVASCEGSGGNVYRQTISLRESAKGTLILVDSRCTCPVHTNCKHIAAVLLKVQETLAYPAAAQDAELLEKLQAVLDNRVVLPQVVMEDVRPVPRLWLASVEFSAFEPRNGKMQRYIQHRAALSFNYLGNYVSGQKNADIIVRQETQSLRIKRHPELEQPYREQLRLLGFKIATRQSKALPESAGELFEMVNDSAWLNFTLNASPTLRAEGWELQIDEDFGFDLSAVDDWYATVDEGPERDWFDLELGIIVNGERLSLLPILLNLMRSHTEILNPEKLARRRDEELILVNIPGLPNGHGPLQVALPYGRLKPVLATLGEFYLQESGTTTLRLAKADAIRLNPLEDLPLQWEGGEKIRNFAQRLRDIKDFTCEAPEGLNATLRPYQLEGLSWMQSLRQLDVGGILADDMGLGKTLQTLAHILSEKIAGRLDRPCMVVMPTSLIPNWLDEAAHFTPQLKVLALYGATRKKHFANLQDYDLLLTTYALLPKDIEQLAALPLHVLILDEAQYIKNPNSKAAQAARELTARQRLCLSGTPLENHLGELWSLFHFLLPGWLGDVKSFNRDYRVPIEKRASDVRLQHLNGRIKPFLLRRTKEQVATELPPKTEIIHWVDLNEAQRDVYETMRLAMDKKVRDEITRKGVARSQIIILEALLKLRQVCCDLRLVNDATLPARGSSSGKLDSLMEMLEELFAEGRRILLFSQFTSMLSLIEAELKKRGVAYALLTGQTRDRRTPVKDFQSGKLQIFLISLKAGGVGLNLTEADTVIHYDPWWNPATENQATDRAYRIGQEKPVFVYKMIARGTVEEKIQHLQKEKSDLAAGVLDGRTTGDWQLGNEDIEALFAPLPNKQEKR